From Pedobacter aquae:
AGCAATCATTTTATCTCTTAATACAGGTGTGTATTGTGATATTCTTTTGATGAGGATGAATAAGAACAACACCAAGGCTGTTATAATCATGAAATTGCTACCGCTTAAACCAGCAAACTCAAAATTAAAAGCATTTACACTGGTAATTTTTGATACCGGATCATTGATAACCCACGTTAGGCCGATGATAGATATCAAGCCTATAATCGCTAAATCAAATTTAGAGAATGGATTCAGTTTTTCATCATCATTTACCACTGCACCAGCTATATTTGAGGCGTCTTCTTTTATCGGCTTTAAGCCAATATCACCAAAAATATTTTGTGTAAAGTAAAATTGCAGCATACCAATCAGCATGAAAATTCCGGCTAAGCCGAAACCATAGCTCCAACCCCAATCCGGACTTTCGCCTATATAACCGCATAAAAGCATCCCTAAAAAGGCTCCAGAATTTACACCCATATAGAAAATGGTATAAGCACCATCTTTCTTTTCAGGATGATTTTTATACATCTGCGCTACAATAGAAGTCATATTAGGTTTAAAGAAACCATTACCAAACACCAATAAAGCTAAGCCCAAGTACATAAAAATTGGGTCTACCTCTATCGCCATAGACAAATGGCCTAAAGTCATTAGTAAAGCGCCAACAACTACGGCCCAGCGATAACCAATAATTCTATCGGCAATATAACCACCTAAAATGGGTGTGAGGTAAGCAAAAGAAGTATATGAACCATAAATGGCTAAAGCATGTTCACGTGGCCAGCCCCAACCTGGGTTATCACCCATGATAGACGAGGTTAGAAATAGTACCAATAAGGCTCGCATTCCGTAATAAGAAAAGCGCTCCCACATTTCGGTAAAAAAGAGTACAAAAAGCCCTGCCGGATGCCCTAAAACTTTAGATTTAAAAAAATCTTCTTCTGAAGATTGAAGATGCGTACTAGCCATAAATATCTAAGGATAATTTGAAAAAGATGATATCTCAAAATTGCTTTTGTCACATTGAGCGGCGGAGGAATGTATCCTAAGCTCCTCAAAAAAGGCTTCGACTCCGCTCAGCCTGACAATATAGTTGCTTTGAGACAACCTCTATGAATTCAATATTAATTAATTGCTATGTAATTGTATAACTTGTATTCTTGAGAAACGAAAATATTACAAATTTGACTTACTTCTGCTGATTAACAGGCGGAGCCAATTTTGTAGGGTCTATAAACAGTTCATCACTAATATCAGGGCTATTTTGCAACTTCACATTTTCCTGCAATTGCCATTTACCATTTTTAAAACGGTATGCATCGTAACTTAAATCGGGCCCATACATAGAGGCTATGCCAGAGGCCTCTTCATTTGGTGCTGCCAAATGGTCTAAAACAATCAATTTATCGTCTTTTACATAACGTAATAGCATAGAAACGCTACTGCTATAATCAAATACTTTACGGTTTAAGAAAAGTTTACTTTTCGCATCATCCTGTAAAACAGGCTTTCCAAAAACAGCATCTTTTCCACTGAAAGATAGTATCTCTATTACTTTAGATGAAGTGGTTAAAGATTTCCCCTTCCATCCTAACAAAATATAATAAGGGTCTTTGATACCCAAAACCGGTATAATTTGATAATAAACCGCTCCGTACCATTGCTTATTAGATAAAATCAGACTGTTATCAAGTATTTCCGAAGTGTTATCTGTTAGCGGGATAAGTTCTAACTGATTAGGATTATTCAGTTGTATAGCGCCATAATACCTAAAAGAACCATCATCTAACATCAAAAACCAAGTGAAGAGCTTAAACTTTTTATCATCAGCAGTTTTTACTGTGATGTAGGTGGATAGACTATCAAATGGATAAGAAAAAGAATTTTTTTCTTTTAAAGCGCTAATTAACGTTCTTACAAATTGGTAATTCGCTTTGATGCGATTTTGCTCTAGCGAATCGTTAGTCATCACTTCCCCTAACTTTTGAAGGCTAAGCTCGTAACTCTGCATCGTTTCTGGCTTAAGCTGAGCAAAAAGGCTATGAAGCCCTAAAAATAAGACAGTTAAAATACTGTAAAACTTCATTTATGTATGATTTTGAATAACTATAGCACTTGCACCACCACCGCCGTTGCATATACCAGCAACACCATAACAAGCATTATTTTGTTTTAATATATGGATAAGCGTTACCAAGATACGAGCGCCCGACGCCCCCAGTGGATGCCCCAAAGATACTGCCCCACCTTTAATATTTACTTTATTTTCTGCTAAGCTTAAAGCCTGATTATTTGCTAAAGCCACCACAGAAAAAGCTTCGTTAATTTCAAAAAAATCAATATCTGCTATTGTTAAATTTGCCTTTTGTAATGCTAAAGGAATTGCTTTTGCCGGAGCTGTGGTAAACCATTCTGGACTTTGCTGCGCATCTGCAAAAGAAACAATCTGTGCTAAAGGTGTTAAACCTAATGCTAATGCTTTTTCTTTGCTCATTAAAATAAGGGCTGCTGCACCATCATTTAAGGTAGAGGCGTTGGCAGCTGTAACCGTACCATCTTTTTTAAATACTGGTTTTAGGTTAGGGATTTTATCAAAAAATACTTGAGAAATTTCTTCATCTGTAGCTATAGCTATTTCATTCCCTTTTTTATCTGTTAGCTTTATCGGGATGATTTCATCAGTAAACAAACCATCAGCAGTGGCTTGTTGAGACCTTTTATAAGATTGTATGGCATAAGCATCCTGCTCTTCCCTACTGATGTTACATTCGCTAGCGCAAAGTTCTGCTGCGCTACCCATGTGGTAATTGTTATAAACATCCCACAAACCATCTTTTACCAAACCATCTGTCAACTGGCCATGCCCCAGTCGATAACCATTTCTTGCTTTATCTAAGTAATACGGCACATTACTCATGCTCTCCATACCGCCTGCCACAACAATATCTTTATCTCCTGAGGCTATGGCTTGTGCAGCCAACATCACCGCTTTCATACCCGATGCACATACTTTATTGATGGTAGTTGCCGGAATATCTGGCAAGCCTGCAAATTTTGCCGCTTGTGTAGCCGGTGCTTGCCCAATATTGGCAGAAAGCACATTGCCCATATAAACTTCTTCTACCTTATTGGCCTCTAAACCTATTTGGTCTAAAGCGCCTTTAATGGCAAAACCACCTAACTGGGTAGCGGTAAAGCTTGCTAAACTCCCTCCGAAACTTCCTATTGGCGTTCTTACTGCCGAAACGATGACTACTTCTCTCATGCTTATAAATTGGTTGAAGCAATTTAGTGATATTATTATTGATTTTGAATGATGTGTGGAGAATTAGAGGAGGAAGAAAAATTCAAAAAGAAAAATTAAAAATACATTAGCAAACCCAATTCAGGATTAAAATGATTTGTAAACCAAGAGTAGGATTAATCAATTAAACTGTAAACTTTTTTTAGGACGAGTCAATCTTTGATAGAAGCACAAAGCTTGATTTACCCACTGAACCGCCACTTTTGGGTAGGTGCTGTTGGTGGCTGGCATTCTTGTCTTCCTTTTCATTGTTGGTCTTCTTTTTTAGGTAATTCCATACCTGCGTTAATCAAAATTAGTCTTTTTTGGTCGTCCCATTTCTTACTTCTGTATCTTGCTTGTGAAACCCTGTCTTGATATTTTTTTCTTTCGTCTGCTGTCAGTTTTTCAAATTCTTTTGGGTCTTGATATTTTTTAAATTCTTCAGCTAAATTCTCAAGTGCTTCACGTTCTTTTTGTTTTTGCCATTCCCATTCAACTCCATTTTTAGATAAAACTTCACCTAAAAGTTCTTCTCGTAGTGGGTTGAGATATTTTTTTACCTTACCACGACTTCCGGTCAGTTTTAAAGTGATGTTTTCATTTAACCACTTTCCTAATTTAGTATTTTGATGTGGTATCGTCTTGAAATTATTTTTGTCCTTGTAGTAACTCTCTAATTCAAGTAACTTTTCATACCATCTTTCATCATCAGGTTCACTACCAAGATTTGGAACGTCCCACAAAAAGTTAATGGCTTGCATTTTTTCTTCTTCGTAATCTGTCCAAATTGGTGGTTGATTTCCTTTTCTTCTTTGTTTTTGTTGGGCACACCAAGTACCAAGCGAATAATAAGGATGATTTTTTTCTTTGAACTGAGGAACGTGAGTAACTTCACTTTCAGCGTTGAACATTTTTTTATACTCAAGTAGCTGTTTATACTTGCTGTCCCATATCATTATTCGAGTTCGTTCCCATCCGTCACCGATTGGAAAATCGACATCAATAAGTCGTAAAAGTAAGTCATCAGGCATTGCTTCGTGTCTGATAAGCTCTTTCATTCTCATATACCAACGAAGCAATTCCTTGTCGTCCGTTGTTTTAGTTACTACACCCGATGAACGTACATCACGTTTGTAGACAATGTATCGCTGTAGAAAGTATTCAAAATTGTCATAGTCATTTTGGGTTGCTTCGACAATCTTATCATAATCAGGCGTTTCTGTTGGGTCAAAACCGTCAGTCAAATCAACTTCTGGCAGTTTTACTCTCTTTGTTTTTTTCTTTCCGTTCTCTCCGTCTGTCGGTTGTGTTTCGTCTTTGTTGTTGGAATAAAACTGGTTGTAAAGCAAGTCAGCTTCTTCGTATTCATCAATTAGTTCTCTTGTTAATTTTCGAGTATGTAAGTCTGTGTTTTCTATTAACTTCTTGTAGTATTCTTTGATTTCCCGAATGAGTTTTATTCCTTGCTTGTCGGTCTTTGTATTAAAGTCAAGTTGTATTGATGCTTCGATATTGGTTAAAAAGCCTGAACTTGTCAGGTTTGATGAGCCAATAATTACCCTCGAAAATTTCTCACCTTCAAAAAGAAAAAGTTTTGGATGATAAGTGACATATTCTTCGTCACGGTGATAGATGTATGTTTCTATTTCATTTTCAAGTAGTTTTTCAAGTGCTTCTTTAGATGTTCCTTTATTGTCTACACCAACATAAAACTTTAATGTCTTGAATTTTTCTTTAGAAACTTTAATTGAAGGCAGAATTTTGTCTACACCTGTCAATGCGACAAATGCAACAAACCCAAAAAAATTGTCGAAATACTTGTTCTCAAAAGAGTTCACTAATTGTTTTCCAACATTGTATTGGTTGTTTTCAAGTCCGTGTCCTAAAAATGTTACTTGCATTCTCTATCGTGTCTGTTCGTTATGCTTGCCACCAACGTTACGTTTTGGCGCTTGGCGCAGTGGCGGATTTCGGAGCACAAAACTGTCAATACACCACAAAAGTTGATGCGAGGTAGAATGTTCAATTAACCACTTCACCCGCCATT
This genomic window contains:
- a CDS encoding peptide MFS transporter, coding for MASTHLQSSEEDFFKSKVLGHPAGLFVLFFTEMWERFSYYGMRALLVLFLTSSIMGDNPGWGWPREHALAIYGSYTSFAYLTPILGGYIADRIIGYRWAVVVGALLMTLGHLSMAIEVDPIFMYLGLALLVFGNGFFKPNMTSIVAQMYKNHPEKKDGAYTIFYMGVNSGAFLGMLLCGYIGESPDWGWSYGFGLAGIFMLIGMLQFYFTQNIFGDIGLKPIKEDASNIAGAVVNDDEKLNPFSKFDLAIIGLISIIGLTWVINDPVSKITSVNAFNFEFAGLSGSNFMIITALVLFLFILIKRISQYTPVLRDKMIAVIILAFITIFFWASFEQAGGSMTIFASDYTARVLTGDYKLIFNIANTLITVVPLIIISYVLFKLFANTFKKYALGNIILATGFIIIWVIVIYMLSQQYSDVKSEVPATWFGVLNSLFIISCAPLVSKVWESKYNPPATVKNGVGMMLLGTGFAVLAYGASDIPQGAQTAAVSMMWLVLAYFFHTMGELCISPVGLSYVSKLVPGRMIAIMFGIWYLAIAIGNKIAGTMGGMIDQITANYSMSAFFLIFTIIPVALGVFIILLTPLLKKLMHGVK
- a CDS encoding acetyl-CoA C-acyltransferase, with translation MREVVIVSAVRTPIGSFGGSLASFTATQLGGFAIKGALDQIGLEANKVEEVYMGNVLSANIGQAPATQAAKFAGLPDIPATTINKVCASGMKAVMLAAQAIASGDKDIVVAGGMESMSNVPYYLDKARNGYRLGHGQLTDGLVKDGLWDVYNNYHMGSAAELCASECNISREEQDAYAIQSYKRSQQATADGLFTDEIIPIKLTDKKGNEIAIATDEEISQVFFDKIPNLKPVFKKDGTVTAANASTLNDGAAALILMSKEKALALGLTPLAQIVSFADAQQSPEWFTTAPAKAIPLALQKANLTIADIDFFEINEAFSVVALANNQALSLAENKVNIKGGAVSLGHPLGASGARILVTLIHILKQNNACYGVAGICNGGGGASAIVIQNHT
- a CDS encoding phospholipase D-like domain-containing protein, translating into MQVTFLGHGLENNQYNVGKQLVNSFENKYFDNFFGFVAFVALTGVDKILPSIKVSKEKFKTLKFYVGVDNKGTSKEALEKLLENEIETYIYHRDEEYVTYHPKLFLFEGEKFSRVIIGSSNLTSSGFLTNIEASIQLDFNTKTDKQGIKLIREIKEYYKKLIENTDLHTRKLTRELIDEYEEADLLYNQFYSNNKDETQPTDGENGKKKTKRVKLPEVDLTDGFDPTETPDYDKIVEATQNDYDNFEYFLQRYIVYKRDVRSSGVVTKTTDDKELLRWYMRMKELIRHEAMPDDLLLRLIDVDFPIGDGWERTRIMIWDSKYKQLLEYKKMFNAESEVTHVPQFKEKNHPYYSLGTWCAQQKQRRKGNQPPIWTDYEEEKMQAINFLWDVPNLGSEPDDERWYEKLLELESYYKDKNNFKTIPHQNTKLGKWLNENITLKLTGSRGKVKKYLNPLREELLGEVLSKNGVEWEWQKQKEREALENLAEEFKKYQDPKEFEKLTADERKKYQDRVSQARYRSKKWDDQKRLILINAGMELPKKEDQQ